In the Gasterosteus aculeatus chromosome X, fGasAcu3.hap1.1, whole genome shotgun sequence genome, one interval contains:
- the LOC144383634 gene encoding histone H3 → MARTKQTARKSTGGKAPRKQLATKAARKSAPATGGVKKPHRYRPGTVALREIRRYQKSTELLIRKLPFQRLVREIAQDFKTDLRFQSSAVMALQESSEAYLVGLFEDTNLCAIHAKRVTIMPKDIQLARRIRGERA, encoded by the coding sequence ATGGCACGAACCAAGCAGACCGCCCGTAAGTCCACCGGAGGCAAagcccccaggaagcagctggccacCAAGGCCGCCCGCAAGAGCGCTCCGGCCACCGGCGGCGTGAAGAAGCCTCACCGGTACAGGCCCGGTACCGTGGCCCTGAGGGAGATCCGTCGCTACCAGaagtccacggagctgctgatccgcaagctgcccttccagcgtctggtgagagagatcgctcaggacttcaagaccgacctgcgcttccagagctccgccgttatggctctgcaggagtccagcgaggcttacctggtgggcctgttcgaggacaccaacctgtgcgccatccacgccaagagggtcaccatcatgcccaaagacatccagctggcccgccGCATCCGCGGGGAGCGAGCTTGA
- the LOC120808640 gene encoding histone H2B 1/2-like isoform X1 yields MPEVVKAPKKGSKKAVSKAVSKSGKKKRKTRKESYAIYVYKVMKQVHPDTGISSKAMGIMNSFVSDIFERIAGEASRLAHYNKRSTITSREIQTAVRLLLPGELAKHAVSEGTKAVTKYTSSKFG; encoded by the exons ATGCCTGAGGTTGtgaaagcgcccaagaagggctccaagaaagccgtgtccaaggccgtcagcaagagcggcaagaagaagaggaagaccaggaaggagagctacgccatctacgtgtacaaggtgatgaagcaggtccaccccgacaccggcatctcctccaaggccatgggcatcatgaactcgttcgtgagcgacatctttgagcgcatcgccggcgaggcctctcgcctggctcactacaacaagcgctccaccatcacctccagggagatccagaccgctgtgcgcctgctgctgcccggcgagctggccaagcacgccgtgtctgaggggaccaaggccgtgaccaagtacaccagctccaa GTTTGGATAA
- the LOC144383630 gene encoding protein NLRC3-like has product AEDKDHQDIQFTFPFTFRELNVLGEKKFSLVGLVHHFFSETRAAGICRFEEFQVLFIFDGLDECRLPLDFHKNEVLTDVTESASVDVLLTNLIRGKLLPSARLWITTRPAAANQIPPECVGMVTEVRGFTDPQKEKYFRKRFRDEKQASRIISHIKTSRSLHIMCHIPVFCWITATVLGEMKTRERGELPKTLTEMYIHFLVVQSKVKKVKYDGGAETDPHWSPESRKMIESLGKLAFDQLQKGNLIFYESDLTECGIDIRAASVYSGVFTQIFREERGLYQDKVFCFVHLSVQEFLAALHVHLTFFSSGVNLLSEEQPTSLLSRRYIVNPEPKRLYQSAVDEAVQSPNGHLDLFLRFLLGLSQEANQALLRGLLTQTGSRSQTNQETVQYIKEKISENVSPEKSINLFHCLNELNDGSLVEEIQQSLRSGRLSTDKLSPAQWSALVFILLSSGEDLEVFDLKKYCASEEALLRLLPVVKASNKVLLSDCNLSERSCEALSSVLSSQSSSLRELDLSYNGLQDSGVKLLSAGLESPHCDLETLRMSGCLITEEGCAALVSALSSNPSHLRELDLSYNHPGDSGVKLLSAGLEDPHWRLETLRVEPAGVRWFRPGLRKYSCELTIDPNTVNKYLKLSDNNIKVTRVKEDQSHPDHPDRFDHYCNLLCSTGLTGRCYWEVEWSGRVYVSVSYRGIGRKGDSGDCWFGMNDQSWCLRCSDGYYTVFHNETETRITSSSSSSGRVAVYVDCPAGSLSFYRVSSDTLVHLHTFSTTFTGPLYPGFWFWSGSSMSLCSLQEGESPPAGEPSSLLTT; this is encoded by the exons gctgaagacaaagaccaccaagACATACAGTTCAcctttccattcaccttcagagagcttaATGTGCtgggagagaagaagttcagcttggtgggacttgttcatcacttcttcagtgaaaccagagcagcaggaatctgcaggtttgaagagttccaggttctgttcatctttgacggtctggatgagtgtcgacttcctctggacttccacaagaATGAggtcctgactgatgtcacagagtcggcctcagtggatgtgctcctcacaaacctcatcagggggaagctgcttccctctgctcgcctctggataaccacacgacctgcagcagccaatcagatccctcctgagtgtgttggcatggtgacagaggtcagagggttcacagacccccagaaggagaagtacttcaggaagaggttcagagatgagaagcaggccagcaggatcatctctcacatcaagacctcacgaagccttcacatcatgtgccacatcccagtcttctgctggatcactgcaaCAGTTCTGGgggagatgaagaccagagagcgaggagagctgcccaagaccctgactgagatgtacatccacttcctggtggttcagtccaaagtgaagaaggtcaagtacgatggaggagctgagacggatccacactggagtccagagagcaggaagatgatcgagtctctgggaaaactggcctttgatcagctgcagaaaggcaacctgatcttctatgaatccgacctgacagagtgtggcatcgatatcagagcagcctcagtgtactcaggagtgttcactcagatctttagagaggagagaggactgtaccaggacaaggtgttctgcttcgtccatctgagtgttcaggagtttctggctgctcttcatgtccatctgaccttcttcagctctggtgtcaatctgctgtcagaagaacaaccAACCTCCTTGTTGTCTAGACGCTATATAGTCAAccctgaaccaaagcgtctctaccagagtgctgtggacgaggccgtacagagtcctaatggacacctggacttgttcctccgcttcctcctgggtctttcccagGAGGCAAATCAGGCTCTCctgcgaggtctgctgacacagacaggaagtcgctcacagaccaatcaggagacagtccagtacatcaaggagaagatcagtgagaatgtgtctccagagaaaagcatcaatctgttccactgtctgaatgaactgaatgatggttctctagtggaggagatccaacagtcccttagatcaggacgtctctccacagataaactgtctcctgctcagtggtcagctctggtcttcatcttactgtcatcaggagaagatctggaggtgtttgacctgaagaaatactgtgcttcagaggaggctcttctgaggctgctgccagtggtcaaagcctccaacaaagttct actgagtgactgtaacctctcagagagaagctgtgaagctctgtcctcagttctcagctcccagtcctctagtctgagagagctggacctgagctacaacggcctgcaggattcaggagtgaagctgctgtctgcaggactggagagtccacactgtgacctggagactctcag gatgtcaggctgtctgatcacagaggaaggctgtgctgcTCTTgtctcagctctgagctccaacccctcccatctgagagagctggacctgagctacaatcatccaggagactcaggggttaagctgctgtctgctggactggaggatccacactggagactggagactctcag ggtggagcctgctggagtccgatggttcagaccaggtctgaggaagt attcctgtgaactcacaatcgacccaaacacagtaaacaaatacctcaaactgtctgacaacaacataaaggtgacacgtgtgaaggaggatcagtcacatcctgatcatccagacagatttgaccacTATTGTAACCTGCTGTGTAGCACTGGTCTGACCGgccgctgttactgggaggtcgagtggagtgGAAGAGTTTacgtatcagtgagttacagaggaatcgggaggaaaggagacagtggagactgttggtttggaatgaatgatcagtcctggtgtCTGAGATGCTCTGATGGATATTACACTGTCTTTCACAATGAGACAgaaacacgcatcacctcctcctcctcctcctctggtagagtagcagtgtatgtggactgtcctgctggctctctgtccttctacagagtctcctctgacacactggtccacctccacaccttcagcaccacattcactggacctctttatcctgggttttggttctggtctggttcctcaatgtctctgtgttctcttcaggagggagagtctcctcctgctggagaaccttcctctctgctcaccacatag
- the LOC120808640 gene encoding histone H2B 1/2-like isoform X2 translates to MPEVVKAPKKGSKKAVSKAVSKSGKKKRKTRKESYAIYVYKVMKQVHPDTGISSKAMGIMNSFVSDIFERIAGEASRLAHYNKRSTITSREIQTAVRLLLPGELAKHAVSEGTKAVTKYTSSK, encoded by the coding sequence ATGCCTGAGGTTGtgaaagcgcccaagaagggctccaagaaagccgtgtccaaggccgtcagcaagagcggcaagaagaagaggaagaccaggaaggagagctacgccatctacgtgtacaaggtgatgaagcaggtccaccccgacaccggcatctcctccaaggccatgggcatcatgaactcgttcgtgagcgacatctttgagcgcatcgccggcgaggcctctcgcctggctcactacaacaagcgctccaccatcacctccagggagatccagaccgctgtgcgcctgctgctgcccggcgagctggccaagcacgccgtgtctgaggggaccaaggccgtgaccaagtacaccagctccaagtga
- the LOC144383636 gene encoding histone H2A-like gives MSGRGKTGGKARAKAKTRSSRAGLQFPVGRVHRHLRKGNYAQRVGAGAPVYLAAVLEYLTAEILELAGNAARDNKKTRIIPRHLQLAVRNDEELNKLLGGVTIAQGGVLPNIQAVLLPKKTEKPAKK, from the coding sequence ATGAGCGGCAGAGGCAAAACCGGCGGCAAAGCCAGAGCGAAGGCCAAGACCCGCTCCTCCCGAGCCGGGCTCCAGTTCCCGGTCGGTCGCGTCCACAGGcatctgcgcaaagggaactacgcgcagcgtgtcggcgcaggagcccccgtctacctggcggccgtgctggagtacctgaccgccgagatcctggagctggccggaaacgccgcccgcgacaacaagaagacccgcatcatcccgcgtcacctgcagctggctgtccgcaacgacgaggagctcaacaagctgctgggcggagtgaccatcgctcagggcggcgtgctgcccaacatccaggcggtgctgctgcccaagaagaccgagaagcccgccaagaagtaG
- the LOC144383631 gene encoding uncharacterized protein LOC144383631 isoform X2, producing MNQGEDPEDGVRPSEAPLCGEHDSQTKAQRIHQRPGPGPDPGPEPRCVNIERIRSTSPPQDFKDGPSVDARSHQQRGKSPEPTCVSMKSNLSKDRLINFRDERCSYEPEEDQESSEVPTGPSAQQHQTHMDSIFMLLEENILTFVKNELKKIQMVVSSDYPQCSEKEDEEVLDEEQRRSKEAFVKISVHFLRIMKQEELAERLQSRLLPADCQRELKSNLKKKFQCVFEGISKAGNPTLLNEIYTELYITEGGTAEVNEEHEVRQIETASRKPARPGTTIRREELFEPSAGGEEPIRTVMTKGVAGIGKTVLTQKFTLD from the exons atgaatcagggtgaggacccagaggacggagtccgtccctctgaagctcctctgtgtggggaacatgacagccagaccaaagctcagag gatccaccagagaccaggacctggacctgatcCTGGACCTGAACCCCGCTGTGTGAACATAGAGCGTATCCGGTCTACGAGCCCTCCTCAAGACTTCAAAgatggtccctctgttgatgcaag gtcacatcagcagagaggaaagtctcctgaacccacatgtgtgtccatgaagagtaatcTGTCCAAAGATCGTCTGATTAACTTCAGAGATGAACGCTGTTCTTATGagccaga agaggaccaggagagctcagaggttcccacaggtccgtctgcccagcagcatcaaactcacatggactccatcttcatg ctgctggaagagaacatcctcacttttgtgaagaacgagctgaagaagatccagatggttgtgagttcagattacccacaatgctcagagaaggaggatgaggaggtgctggatgaagagcagaggaggagcaaagaggCATTTGtaaagatctcagtgcacttcctgaggataatgaagcaggaggagctggctgagcgtctgcagagca gacttcttcctgcagattgtcagcgtgaactcaaatccaacctgaagaagaagttccagtgtgtgtttgaggggatctctaaagcaggaaacccaacccttctgaatgagatctacacagagctctacatcacagagggagggactgcagaggtcaatgaagaacatgaggtcagacagattgaaacagcatccaggaaaccagccagaccaggaACAACCATCAGACGAGAAGAACTCTTTGAAccttcagctggaggagaggaaccaatcagaacagtgatgactaagggagtggctggcattgggaaaacagtattaacacagaagttcacgcTGGACTga
- the LOC144383631 gene encoding uncharacterized protein LOC144383631 isoform X3, whose amino-acid sequence MNQGEDPEDGVRPSEAPLCGEHDSQTKAQRSHQQRGKSPEPTCVSMKSNLSKDRLINFRDERCSYEPEEDQESSEVPTGPSAQQHQTHMDSIFMLLEENILTFVKNELKKIQMVVSSDYPQCSEKEDEEVLDEEQRRSKEAFVKISVHFLRIMKQEELAERLQSRLLPADCQRELKSNLKKKFQCVFEGISKAGNPTLLNEIYTELYITEGGTAEVNEEHEVRQIETASRKPARPGTTIRREELFEPSAGGEEPIRTVMTKGVAGIGKTVLTQKFTLD is encoded by the exons atgaatcagggtgaggacccagaggacggagtccgtccctctgaagctcctctgtgtggggaacatgacagccagaccaaagctcagag gtcacatcagcagagaggaaagtctcctgaacccacatgtgtgtccatgaagagtaatcTGTCCAAAGATCGTCTGATTAACTTCAGAGATGAACGCTGTTCTTATGagccaga agaggaccaggagagctcagaggttcccacaggtccgtctgcccagcagcatcaaactcacatggactccatcttcatg ctgctggaagagaacatcctcacttttgtgaagaacgagctgaagaagatccagatggttgtgagttcagattacccacaatgctcagagaaggaggatgaggaggtgctggatgaagagcagaggaggagcaaagaggCATTTGtaaagatctcagtgcacttcctgaggataatgaagcaggaggagctggctgagcgtctgcagagca gacttcttcctgcagattgtcagcgtgaactcaaatccaacctgaagaagaagttccagtgtgtgtttgaggggatctctaaagcaggaaacccaacccttctgaatgagatctacacagagctctacatcacagagggagggactgcagaggtcaatgaagaacatgaggtcagacagattgaaacagcatccaggaaaccagccagaccaggaACAACCATCAGACGAGAAGAACTCTTTGAAccttcagctggaggagaggaaccaatcagaacagtgatgactaagggagtggctggcattgggaaaacagtattaacacagaagttcacgcTGGACTga
- the LOC144383631 gene encoding uncharacterized protein LOC144383631 isoform X1 codes for MNQGEDPEDGVRPSEAPLCGEHDSQTKAQRIHQRPGPGPDPGPEPRCVNIERIRSTSPPQDFKDGPSVDASVSFRSHQQRGKSPEPTCVSMKSNLSKDRLINFRDERCSYEPEEDQESSEVPTGPSAQQHQTHMDSIFMLLEENILTFVKNELKKIQMVVSSDYPQCSEKEDEEVLDEEQRRSKEAFVKISVHFLRIMKQEELAERLQSRLLPADCQRELKSNLKKKFQCVFEGISKAGNPTLLNEIYTELYITEGGTAEVNEEHEVRQIETASRKPARPGTTIRREELFEPSAGGEEPIRTVMTKGVAGIGKTVLTQKFTLD; via the exons atgaatcagggtgaggacccagaggacggagtccgtccctctgaagctcctctgtgtggggaacatgacagccagaccaaagctcagag gatccaccagagaccaggacctggacctgatcCTGGACCTGAACCCCGCTGTGTGAACATAGAGCGTATCCGGTCTACGAGCCCTCCTCAAGACTTCAAAgatggtccctctgttgatgcaag tgtttctttcaggtcacatcagcagagaggaaagtctcctgaacccacatgtgtgtccatgaagagtaatcTGTCCAAAGATCGTCTGATTAACTTCAGAGATGAACGCTGTTCTTATGagccaga agaggaccaggagagctcagaggttcccacaggtccgtctgcccagcagcatcaaactcacatggactccatcttcatg ctgctggaagagaacatcctcacttttgtgaagaacgagctgaagaagatccagatggttgtgagttcagattacccacaatgctcagagaaggaggatgaggaggtgctggatgaagagcagaggaggagcaaagaggCATTTGtaaagatctcagtgcacttcctgaggataatgaagcaggaggagctggctgagcgtctgcagagca gacttcttcctgcagattgtcagcgtgaactcaaatccaacctgaagaagaagttccagtgtgtgtttgaggggatctctaaagcaggaaacccaacccttctgaatgagatctacacagagctctacatcacagagggagggactgcagaggtcaatgaagaacatgaggtcagacagattgaaacagcatccaggaaaccagccagaccaggaACAACCATCAGACGAGAAGAACTCTTTGAAccttcagctggaggagaggaaccaatcagaacagtgatgactaagggagtggctggcattgggaaaacagtattaacacagaagttcacgcTGGACTga